The genomic stretch AGTTGCTGGGCCACGCGCAGGGCGGCATCGCCGTGCTTGCGCAGAAAGTTGAGGAACTCGTCGCGGCGAATGAAGTTGACCTGAGTGGGCTCGAGCAGCTCGACCGTCGCTTCGTAGGGCTTGCCGGAGACGGTACTGCTCAGGCCCAGCACTTCGCCCGGTTCGACGATTTTGAGGATCAGCGTCTTGCCCTCGGCCGAGGAAGCCGTGAGCTTGGCGCGGCCCTGGCACAGGATGAACACGCCGCGCGGGTTCTGCCCCTCCACATACAAGACCGCGCCCGCAGGATAGGAAGCGGTGGAGCGGATGGCTTCCAGTTCCTTGACTGCCACCGGAGAGAGATTGCAGAAAAGCCGCTTCTCCCTGAGTTCACAGGTCAGGCAACTATCCAGGATCTGGAGGCCGTAGGGCGTGCGCATGGCGACTGCCTCAATCGAATATATCACCAATGCGTGTGATGCCGCAGTGCGTTAGCCCTTGGGTTCGGCCTGGTCGGCGATCCAGGTGAGCGCACGCATGCCGGCGGGAAACCCCATGGTGGTGATGGACAGCAGAGCCACGTGACGGAGTTCCTCGGGCTTGATGCCGGTGGCCAGCGCGTTGCGCACCGCCGAGTGCGCGGCACCTTCAAGTCCGGCCCCGATGGCCAGCGCCAGCTTGATGAGGCGGCGCGTCTTGTCGTCCAGGGGACCGGCGTGGTGGCAGCGGTCGCCCAACTCGGTGAACGCCTTCCAGACCTCGGGGTAGTCCTTCTTCAACTGCTCAAACTGCGAGGGCAGCATGGCTTGTTCCTTTCGCTGGGATGTCACACCCGTGGCGGGCAAGGTACCACAGGCGAAGGTCCGGAAGCAGCCGCAGCGTCAGGAGCTGCGAAAAGCGGGCGCGGTCTGGGGGGAGAACAGGCCCGATTTCAGCAACACCATGAGGAGCGCATAGTCGCCGGTGAGTTCGCAGGTGGCGATCAGGACGGCGAGCCAGGTCGCAGGCACAC from Terriglobales bacterium encodes the following:
- a CDS encoding carboxymuconolactone decarboxylase family protein, coding for MLPSQFEQLKKDYPEVWKAFTELGDRCHHAGPLDDKTRRLIKLALAIGAGLEGAAHSAVRNALATGIKPEELRHVALLSITTMGFPAGMRALTWIADQAEPKG
- a CDS encoding Crp/Fnr family transcriptional regulator, with product MRTPYGLQILDSCLTCELREKRLFCNLSPVAVKELEAIRSTASYPAGAVLYVEGQNPRGVFILCQGRAKLTASSAEGKTLILKIVEPGEVLGLSSTVSGKPYEATVELLEPTQVNFIRRDEFLNFLRKHGDAALRVAQQLSQNYHTAYQEIRTLGLSQSASEKLARLLLEWASSENSGRGHKVKVTLTHEEIAQMIGTSRETVTRAFADLKKRKFIDVRGATVTIRDRSALESLVGA